The genomic segment AGTTACCGGATGGTTCGCTCCCCTTGCTTGCCCCGATGAGCGAAGTGGCCGGGCGGTTAGCTGTACAGGTAGGCGCCTACTACCTAATGGAGCCTTATGGTGGACGCGGCGTGTTGCTCGGAGGGGTACCCGGTGTGCCCCCAGGCAGGGTGGTGATCATCGGTGGGGGAACGGTGGGGACGAATGCTGCCCAAATGGCAGTGGGCCTCGGTGCTGATGTGGTGCTGTTCGACATCAATGTCGAGCGGCTACGGCATCTCGAGTCGGTCCTGCACGGACGGTTTCGTACGCAGATGTCGAACGAGCAAGCACTGGCCGAAACGATCCAGGAAGCGGATCTCGTGATCGGAGCGGTCTTGATCCCCGGAGCCCGGGCACCCAAGCTCGTGACGCGCGCGATGGTGGCCAGTATGCGGCCAGGCAGCGTGATCGTGGACGTCTCGATCGACCAAGGTGGTTGCGTCGAAACGGCTCGACCGACCACCCACGATGCACCGGTGTACGAGGTCGACGGCGTTGTGCACTACATGGTCACGAACATGCCCGGAGCAGTGCCGCGAACGAGCACGTTCGCACTGAGCAATGTGACGTTGCGATATATCGTGGAACTCGCTAACCTCGGTTTCCGTGCTGCCGTGCAGCGCGACCAGGCGCTGGCGAAAGGCGTTAATGTGTTTAGAGGACATATCACACATCCTTCGGTCGCCGAAGCACTAGGGCTGCCGTTCGTTCCGCTCGAGACATTGTTGTGACGCGAGCGGATGCCGGTCGAAGGTCGTTCGATGACACTTGGGAGAGTGGAGGCGAGGCCGATGCAAGAGGTGATCGAGCAGTTCTTAGCAGGGGTCGTCCGCGAGCGGGGTCTGTCACCCAATACCGTGGCTGCCTACCGAAACGACCTGGAACAGTTCGCAGCGTATCTCCGCGAGAGGTGTCACCTCGCCGAGTGGAATGCGCTCCGGAGCGAACATCTCGAAGCCTTCTTGCAGTACCTCCGCGATCGACAGTATGCGGACACCACGGCAGCCCGGAAACTCGCCGCGATCAAGGCGTTCTGTCAGTATCTCGTCCGTAACGGCATTCTCGAGGACAATCCTGCTGATGGCTTACCGGTACCGCGAGTCGGTCGTTTCGCACCGCGCGCGATCTCGCCCGAAGATGTCCGCTCGCTCATCGCGATCGCGTCGAGTGACCGGTCGCCTGAGGGATTGCGTGACCAGGCGATGCTGCTCACGCTCGCCACGACCGGTCTCCGCGTGAGCGAGTTGACCTCGCTCGATCTCGACGATGTCGATCTGGCGCGCGGGGAGCTGGTCGTTCGCCGTCCGAACGGTCGAGAGCGCCGGGTGCCGATTAACTCGGAAGCCGTTCAAGTCCTGCGTGAGTACCTGGAGCGCGCGCGTCCCCTCTTTGCGCCGTCGAAGACTGAGCGGGCCGTGTTTCTGAATCATCGAGGTACACGGTTGACTCGACAGGGATTCTGGCTCATTCTCAAGGGCTACGCGGAAGCGGCGGGCTTGCCCGATGTGACGCCTCATACACTCCGACACTCCTTCGCCGTTCATGCGCTCGCGAATGGCTGGGATCTCCGCGATGTTCAGCGGATCCTCGGGCACGTGAGTCCAGCGACGACGCAGGTGTACCGGCAGCTCGTCGAACAGGTCATCCAGCCGGATGGCCAGGTGCCGGCGCACGCGGAATACTTCGAGCGAGTATCTGATGAGCAGGGGGCGGCCACGAGCCGCGTGACCCAGCATTGAACCTGGACAGAAGTGCCTGTGGCCAGCCCCTCGTCGATGACGAGGGGCTGCGTGTGTCCGGAGGGGGATGAGCACGATGGAGTCGAGTCGAGCATCGACCGTGCGCCTGGAGATGATCGTTTCTCTCGCGAAGCGACGAGGGTTCGTCTATCCGGGTAGCGAGATCTATGGGGGCTTGGCCAACACGTGGGATTATGGACCACTCGGGGCGGAACTCAAGCGTAACATCAAGAACGCCTGGTGGGAGTATTTCATCCAGCGTCGGGAGGACATGGTCGGGCTCGATGGCGGCATCCTCCTGCATCCAAAGGTCTGGGAGGCCTCGGGGCACGTCGAAGAGTTCAACGATCCGTTGGTCGACTGCCGGCGTTGCAAGAGTCGGTTCCGGGCGGACACGCTGATCGAGGAGCGGCTCCATCGGCCGACGGAGGGCCTCTCACTCGATGACATGACGCAGATCATCCAGGAGTCGAGTCTGGCCTGTCCGGTGTGCGGGGCGCGCGATTGGACGCCGGTGCGAAAGTTCAACTTGATGTTCCGGACCTTCATCGGGCCAGTCGAAGAACAGTCGACCCCGGTTTATTTGCGTCCCGAGACGGCGCAAGCGATCTTCGTCAATTTCAAGCAGGTCGTGCAAACCAGCCGCGTCAAGATTCCGTTCGGCATAGGCCAAATTGGCAAGGCATTCCGGAACGAGATTACGCCCGGTAATTTCATCTTCCGCCTGCTCGAGTTCGAGCAGATGGAGATCGAATATTTCATTCGACCCGAGACGTGGGAAGCCTACTTCGATGACTGGTTGGAGGAAATGGCACGATTCCTCCGCTGGATCGGCTTCAAGCCTGATCGCCTCCGCACGCGCGAGCATGGCCCGCAGGAACTGTCGCATTATTCGAAAAAGACCATCGATTTCGAATACCTGTTCCCCTTCGGATGGAAGGAATTGTGTGGCCTCGCCTATCGCACCGACTACGATCTTCGGCGTCACCAGGAGTACAGCGGCGAGGATCTCACGTACTTCGATCAAGAACGGAACGAGCGGTACATCCCGCACGTCATCGAACCGACGATGGGCGTGGAACGCCTCATGCTGGCACTCCTGTGCGATGCCTACGACGAGGAACCAGCAGTCGACGTGAACGGGAACCCCTATACCCGCGTGGTGCTGCGCTTCAACCCGCGCATTGCCCCGTACAAGGCGGCAGTGTTGCCGCTCATGCGGAAGCCAGAACTCGTCGAAGTGGCGAAGGATGTCGCCCGTGAGCTGCGTCAGCACTTCCGAATCGAGTACGACGAAACCCAGAGCATCGGGCGGCGGTACCGGCGTCAGGATGAGATCGGGACGCCATACTGCATCACGATCGACTACCAGACGCTGGACGATCGAACGGTGACGGTCCGCGACCGGGACACGATGCAACAGGTGCGTGTGCCGATCAGCGATCTGGTCGAGGAAATCGAAAACCGCCTGCGCTCAGCTTGAGCGCTCGTGGAGCTCGAGCTCGTCTTGGCCGAGGAGTTCTCGGACAACGCGATGCAGTTCCTCGGCAGAGTAGTAATGAATGACGAGCCGCCCACTCCGTTCCGTCCCGCGGAGCTCGACTTTCGTCCGGAGTCGCCGCTGCAGTGCTTCCTGCAGCCAGGCGTAGTCCGGTGGAGGGGTGGCGCGAGACGACCGACGTGCCGGCAGCGCGCCCGCCGTCCATTGCCGGACGAGTTCCTCCGTCTGGCGGACGGTCAGGTTGCGCTCGCGAACGATCCGGAGTGCCTCGATCTGGGCGGCGGTGTCCGGAAGCGCGAGCAGGGTACGGGCATGTCCCTCGCTGATCTCGCCGGTAGCGAGAGCGTCCTGAATCGCTGCCGGGGCTTCAAGCAAGCGGAGCGTATTGGCGACTGCGGAACGACTCTTACCGACGCGTTCAGCAACTTCTGCTTGTGTGAGCCCGAATTCCTCGATGAGTGCTCGATAGGCCATCGCTGTTTCCAAGGGGGAGAGATCGGCACGCTGCAGGTTCTCCACGAGTGCGATCTCGACGGCTTCACGGGGAGAAAGGTCACGAACGATCGCCGGGATACTGGTCAGTCCGGCTAGCTTTGCGGCACGCCATCGTCGTTCGCCAGCGACCAGCTGGTAGGGTGGGGTGCCACTCGAGCGAGCGACGATGACGGGCTGCACGACCCCGTGTCGTCGGATCGACTCGGCGAGCTCCAGCAGGCTGTCCTCGGCGAACTGTTGCCGTGGTTGCCGGGGATTCGGCGCGATATCGTCGATGGCAATCTCGCGGATTGCCTCGTCACTGATTGCTGTCGTCTGGGGTATCAGCGCGTCCAGACCGCGTCCCAATCCGGTGCGTCGAGCCATCGGAACCACACCTCGCGTCTCGCCCGAGTCTAGCACGAACCAGGGGTATACCTACGCCTGGACGGCAGAAGGAGGCGTTCGATGTGGATTCTCGAGTTGGTGGGAATCGTCCTGATCGCCGCTCTCCTGCGGTATGCGGCGGAATCAGCGCAGCGGTCGGTCTGGGCTCGCCGTGGGCTCGATGTCGTCGTATTGGGCGGTGGAAGCCTGCTTCTCGGGGTTGGCCTTCTCGGTTGGTACCGCAGTATGCACGCACTCCTCGTGTCGGGGGTACTGGGCGGTGTCCTCGTCCTGCTCGCGCGGTGGTATCCGTATCGCACCCGCATCGCGCGGTGGATACCGATCGATCCCGACTCAGTGCCTGATGCGTTCGGTCTGGCTCTTCTGCAGGGGTTGATCGGCGTTCTCGCTGGGGCACTCCTTCTCTCCAGCGCCTTGCCGGAGTTCGAAATTCGGCGCGAGCAGCTGATCGCACAGGGGATCGGCGAGGTAGCGTTAGCGTTCGTTTTGGTCGGCTTCCCGTTCTCGCGTGACTTTCGCGATGCAGTGCATCGCCTCGGGCTCACGCTGCCAGCACGACGCGAGGTGGTGAGCGCTGGGCTCTTCACTGTAGCGCTTTTCCTCGTATCCCTGACGAGTGGAGCGCTGGCGCATATCGTGCAGCCAGAAGTGGTCGCTCGTATCGAAGAACGGATGATCCCGCTGACCAGCGAGTTCGGGGCACCAGGCTGGGCGCTGCTTCTGGGAATTCTCGCCGGAATCGGTGAGGAACTCTTGTTTCGCGGTGCGATCCAACCACGCTACGGGCTCGGATTGACGGCGGTGCTGTTCACGCTCGTTCACGTTCAATACGAACTCTCGGTCGTGACACTCGGGGTCGCAGGGCTCGCGATCCTCCTGGGATTGGAAAGACGCTGGTTCGGTACGACGGCCTGTATTCTGACGCATGCGCTCTACGATATGGTGGCGGTTCTGCTGCAAGCTGCGTCCCGTTGAGCGGAGGGCTACTGGTTCACCGGGAACTGCTGCCACGTGCCGTCCGCGAAGAGTGCATAGACAAAACCGCGGTCACTCAGGATGAGCGTACCGTGCTCGAATTCCTGGATGCGTGCGCCGGTGGACATGACGTGAACGTCACCTTCGGTCGCGTAACCGAGCGACGGAGCCAGCGCCTTTTCCTCCCAGACCTGACCGAACGCCCCGCCCGGTGCCCACAGGTTGGGCTCCACGGAGCGAAATTCGAGAGGCGGATCGACCGGTTGTGGCTCGGGAACACTGGACCAGGTGCCAGTGGCATCGAGGATGTAGATGTGCAAGGTGTCGAACCGCTCCAGCATCATTCCGCGCTGGAAGGCCAGTTCTGCAGCGTTAACAGTGAAAGCGGGTGAAACTGGCTGACCGAGTCGCTTTTGGATCGCCTCGTCAGCCCAATAGACGCGTGCGAACGCACCCGTGACCGGAATCGGTTCAGGCGTGCCCGGTGTCGGAGACGGCACGACCGTCGGACTCGGTGTCGCCTCCGGCGCGGTCGAGGACGGCAGCGGCGTCGGCGTCGGAACCGGAATCGGCGTCGGTGATGGCGTTGGTGGGGGCGGTGGAGCGGGAATCTGCGGCTGATCGGAAGATCGGTTCTGAGAAGGCTCGGGAACGATCGGCGCTACCGTGGGCACTGCCTGCGCGGGTGCCCCAGCCGGAACGGCAGTGGGAGATGATGCAGGCTCAGCGACATTCTCCCTCGGCGTCGCCATCGGTTTCGGCGACGGAGTCGGAGCGGGGGTAGGTGTTTCCTGGACATGAGCGACAGCGCTTGTCGTCTGGAAGGTCAAGACGAACGGAGTGCCGAGCGGGTGGCCCCAGCGATCTTGTGCATCGGGTAGGATCGCGATGCGATACACCGTATCAGGCAGCAACAGAACGCGGCGTTCGGCGTCGGCCCCGATAATCAGGGTTGTCCCATTCCAGCTGATCGGTAGGCGCTGTCGTTCACCGGGTGGCGAAATGCGCAAATTGTTCAGTACTGATTCTTCGTTCATCGGTTTCGAGAAGGTGATTTCGACTGGTTGGTAGATGGGCCACCGCTGCGTCGAGGAGGTCGCTGGGTTCGAAGCGACGACGCGCGGTGGTTGGGTGCGTTGGAATCCGATACTGGCCGTGACCAGGGCGATGAGCAGAACGATCATGCCGAGCGCACTCGTGGCCAGCGCGAGCCGTGTTCGCGTCCGGGGGGTACTCTTCCGTTCTTCGACTAACCGCTTCCACACGTCACGCTGCAAGGAGCGCGGTGGTGGTGGCGATGGGGGCAGACGCCGGAGCTGCTCGCGCAGTCGTTGGTATTCATGGAGGCGGGCTCGGCAGTCTTCACACACTGCGAGGTGCGCGAGCAAACGCTGCCGCTCCTCGTCCGACAGATCGCCGTCGAGGTAGGCTGACAAGAGCGGCCGGTAGGAACGACAGCGCAGCGAGCTCATCCGGATGTCGATGCCTCCATGTCGTGGTACAGGCGACGGAACTCTTCCCGCGCACGGAACAGCAGAGACTTCGCTGCCGAGCGGGAAATGTTGAGCATGTCAGCGATCTCGTCGATCGAATACCCCTCGTATTCCCGGAGGATGAGAACTGCTCGGTAGCGCGGTTGCAGCCGCTGCAGGATGCGCTCGACGAGGTCCTGGGTTTCGGTCTGGAGGAGTGCTCGTTCCGGATCGGCAGCTCCCGCTGCGCGCAGGGAGTTGCCGTGCCAGGGATTGAGCTGGTCGAGGCGGAGCCAACGCAGGCGATTCCGGCGTCGAAGCGTATCCAAACAGACGTTGGCTGCGATGCGGCGCAACCACGCCCCGATATGCAAATCGTCAGTCGTTTGCGGCAGCGCCTTGTAGGCCCGGATGAAACATTCTTGGGTGAGATCACTCGCATCGTCGGCATTGCCGACCATCCGGTAGACAAACTGGTAGATCGTGCGTTCGTATTTTTGATATAGGAGCGCGAACGCTTCCTCGTCGCCCGCCTTGGCGCGGACGACACAGCGTAGCTCATCTACCGCAGACAGGGCGACTGAGCCCGACATCCGCTCTCCTCCAATGTCTATAACGAGCGACGGGTCCTCTGGGTGCGGTGACTTCACGGCAGCACTCCTGACAGGCCGATCGTACACTGTTCCTTGCCGGATGTCAATTCGGTGTTCCTGCGGCGATCGTTGTGCGACACGGAGGGCGCGGAGCTTTCGAGGCCTGGTAAATGCCCTCGGCTTCACGGTGCCGTCCTGAGGCAGCGTACGGGAGACCGTGAAAGCTCGGGCGTGCATCGACCACATAGACGCGTGTTCACGTGTGGATGGGATAAAGGCAAGCGTGCCGAGCTCGTCACTCGTTCCGGCGGTGTGGGGAGCGCCTCGCACGCATGATCGGGGAAGTCGTTCGTGTGCGTAGCCAGGTGAGAACGGGCTCGGAGGGACGTCGCTGGCGCGTCATAGCGAGGGCTCCTGGCTTCATGATCTCGTTTATACTCAGTGCACCACGTGCCTCATGGTCTCTGGGTTCTGTATAGAGGGTTTCAGGAGAAGATCGATGGCTCGCACCTTTCAAGAGCGTTTGCAGCGCGGAATCGTACTGGCTGACGGCGCGATGGGTACGCAGCTGTACGAGCGTGGAGTTCGCTTAGACGAGTGCTTCGAGGCGATCAACTTGCACGCGCCGCATCTGGTTCTGGAAATCCATCGTGCGTATATCCTCGCGGGTGCTGAACTGATCGAGACCAATACGTTCGGGGCGAATCGTTTCAAGCTGGCGAATTTTGGACTCGCCGATCGTGTGCGGGAAATCAACCGAACAGGGGTACGGCTGGCGCGAGAAGCGCGCGAGATTTGTGGCGTTCCGGTGTTCGTCGCTGGTGCTGTGGGACCGACCGGACGGCTCCTTGAGCCATACGGGACAGTGGCACCGGAGGCGGTTCGCGACGCCTTCCGTGAGCAGATCGAGGCGCTTCTAGAAGGTGGTGTGGATGTCCTCGTTTTCGAGACGATGAACCAGCTCGCTGAGATTCGCGAAGCGATCGCTGCGGCGCGAGAGGTCTGCGACCTCCCGATCGTCGCTCAGATGACCTTCGCAGCCGACGGTCGCACACTCGCCGGGCACAGCCCTGAGGAGGTCATCGAAGCACTGGCTGAGCTCGGCGTTTCCGCAGTCGGCGTGAACTGCAGTGTCGGGCCGAGGCCGACAGTCGCGATCCTCCAGCGGATGGCCGCGGTCAATCGTTGGGGTCTCCCACTGTCGGCGATGCCCAATGCCGGTTGGCCGACCAACGTTGGAGGACGGGTGATCTTCGGCGCATCACCTGACTATTTCGCGGATTTCGCGCGGGAGGTCCGCTCTTATGGCGTTCGGTTAGTCGGCGGTTGTTGCGGCACGACGCCGGCGCATATCGCCGCGATGCGGCGTGCTCTGGATCATGACACTGGTCAGGCGTCCCTGGGCGTCAGCGAGCGCCAGCGCACTGACCGTTCGGTGACTGAAGTTCCATCGACTGAGAGTCCAACCCGGTTAGCGCAAAAACTCGGGAAAGCGTTCGTCATCAGTGTGGAGATCGACCCACCGAAAGGGCTCAGCCCGGTGAAGGCGATCGACGGTGCGCGGCTGTTACGCGAGGTCGGTGTCGAGTTCATCAATGTCGCCGACAGTCCGATGGCGCGTGTGCGGATGAGTGCTCTCGCGCTCTGCGTGATTTTGCAGCAAGAGGCTGGAGTCGAGACGATTTTGCACTTGACCACACGCGATCGCAATCTCATGGGGCTGCAGTCGGACCTGCTCGGCGCGCACGCGCTCGGGGTTCGCAATATCCTCGCCCTAACCGGCGATCCGCCGACACTCGGCGACTATCCTCAGGCGACGCCTGTCTACGACGTCGACTCGATCGGCTTGGTGCGCATTCTCCAGCGTTTCCGACAGGGAATCGATGTCGGGGGTGCCTCGATCGGTCGGCCTGCTGCGTTCACGATCGGTGTCGCTTGTGACCCGACCCGGTCGGATCTCGATCACGAGATCGAGCGTCTCCACGCGAAACTCGAAGCGGGTGCCGATTTCATCATGACCCAGCCGGTCTTCTCCTTCGACACCTGGCGATCCTTCGTAACGCGGTACGAGGAGCGGTATGGTCCGATCAGGGTGCCTGTCCTGCTGGGAGTGTTGCCGTTGCAGAGCTATCGTCATGCTGTGTTCCTGCACAACGAGGTGCCGGGCATCACGTTGACGGAAACCGCGCTGGAGCGCATGCGACGGGCTGGACCGAACGGTCGATCTGAGGGTGTCGCGATGGCACGCGAGTTGATCGCCGAAGCATACGACTTTGTGGACGGTATCTATCTCATGCCTTCGTTCGGTCGATACGAAGTGGTTGCCGAGGTGTTGGAAGCATTGCCGAAACAGCGGTTTCGCGCCCGGGCTTCCTGAGCGCGCCTCGTTTGTTATACTGGCGAATGGCCGCGTATCGGCGGCTCTTTCGTAGTGCGCAGCAGCGGGTGACACACAGGTGTGAAGGACAGGAGCGATGCAGGACCTGATTCGCAGCGTCCAGGAGCAATACATGCGAACCGATCTCCCGCCATTCAGCCCGGGGGATACGGTGCGTGTTCACTATCGCGTCGTCGAAGGCAACAATACGCGGGTTCAGCCTTTCGAGGGTGTCGTGATTCGCAAGCGGGGCGGCGGCACCGACGCCACCTTCACGGTCCGCCGTATCGCCTCGCACGGTATCGGCGTCGAGCGCACGTTTCCGTTGCACAGTCCGCTCATCGAGAAGATCGAGGTGCTTCGGCACGGGAAGGTGCGACGGGCGCGCCTGTATTACTTGCGCGAGCGTTCGGGCAAGGCAGCACGTCTCAAGGAGCGGCGGCGGCCTGAGGGAAGCTACCTGCGCTGAGGTGGCAGTATGCCGAGAGGGCTCGCCTCGTCCGGCTCGAAAGCAGGGAGTCGAGGCGAGCGGCCGACGTTCCTGCACGAGGAGCGCTTTTGGCAGGCTGGGTACTCGCGCATTGCTGGCCTCGACGAGGTGGGCCGGGGTGCCTTAGCTGGTCCGGTCGTTGCGGCAGCGTGCGTCTTCGCGCCCGGTACCTGTCTCCCTGATATCTTCGCGGATTCGAAACAGCTCACGCCGGTCCAACGTCGTCGCCTGGCGGAGTGGATCCGCGCCCACGCCCAGGCATGGGCGCTCGGCGCTGCATCGCATCGGGAAGTCGATCGCTACGGTATCGTCTTCGCTACTGCTCTCGCGATGCGGCGTGCTCTGGCGCGGATCGGTCCCGTCGACCACGTGTTCTACGACGGAACGCCATTGCCTGGTTTCGATCGGTCCTCGGCTACCCCGATCGTGCGCGGCGATCGCTGTTGCGCGAGCATCGCTGCCGCGTCAGTTCTAGCCAAAGTGGTACGCGACGATTTGATGGCACGTGTCGGTGCACGGTTCCCAGGATACGGTTGGGCCGAGAACGCCGGTTACGGTACTTTTCAACATCGTGCTATGCTGGAACGACTCGGACCGACACGGTTGCATCGCCGTTCGTTTCGTCTCGGTATCGAAGAGGACAGCTGCGAGTGAGCGACCGGCGAACGCTCGGTACCCTGGGGGAAGAGATCGTCGCTCGCTGGGCAGAACGCATCGGCTGGCGGGTGATCGCTCGTAATTGGCGTTGCCGGTCCGGTGAACTCGACCTCGTGGTTCTCGACGGGGAGACGCTCGTCGCGGTCGAGGTGAAAGTTCGCAGCCCATCTGGACAGGAACCCGCCGAATGGGGTGTCCACCCGCGGAAGGCGAAACGGCTCCTGCAGACATTGAACGCCTTCGTCGCAGCGTATCCCGAGTATGCAGAACGGTATCGTCGCATCGATGTCGTGGCACTGACGGTCGACCGACGGGGGCGGATCGTACGCTGGACGCACTTACCTGGTAGTGTGACCGATGACGGAGTGTGGGAATGATCGACGAGGCCACTTGTGAGCGCTTGTGGGCGGCAGCACGGGCACGGCGAGCTGAACTGGTCGCTTTCGCTCAGGATCTGATCCGCACGCGAAGTCTTCCCGGCGAGGAACAGCAGATCGCAGAACTGGTGGCTGGCCGTTTGCGCTCGCTCGGCTACGACGAGGTCGATATCGACCGAGCCGGGAACGTGATCGGTGTCCTGCGAGGAACGAGCGGCGGCCCCACTGTACAGTTCAATGCGCACCTCGACCACGTACACGAGGGCGACCCGAATCAGTGGCCTTACCCGCCCTACGACGGTGTGGTCGTCGACGATGTTCTGTACGGGCGAGGTGCGTGTGACGTCAAGGGTGCGCTGGCGAGTCAGGTCTATGGTCTCGTGCTCCTGCGCGACCTCGGTCTGCGACCAGTCGGGGACTGCTACTTTACCGGCGTTGTGCAAGAAGAGATCGGTGGGCTCGGGGCCGCAGCGCTCTGCCAGTGGCTCCGAACGGATGCAGTCGTATTGGCTGAAGCGACTGCTCTCGATCTCCGGCGGGGTCACCGCGGGCGCGTCGGGATCGAGGTGCGCTTCGTCGGCCGATCGGCACATGCCAGTGCACCGGAGCGTGGGGCCAATCCCCTGTTTTCGTTTGCGCGATTTCTCGGTCGTCTCCACGAACTGCCACATCTGGCCCATCCCGAACTCGGGCCGAGCACGGTCGCTCCGACACTGGTTCGGAGTGACCAGGTAAGCAGCAACGTGATACCGGGGGTCGTCCAGCTGGTGCTGGACTGGCGCACCGTGCCGGGGGAGGAGCCCGAGACGATCCGGGCGACGGTCGAGCAGCTTGCCCTGCAGTGCGTCGAACCAGGAGTTCGGGCGGAAGTGCAGCTCCAGGAGCGGGTGGCGCGGAGCTACCGGGGATTCGTTCTCGAGCTGCCACCGACGCGCGGGTACGTGCTCCCGGCTGACCATCGTGTGGTCCGAGTCGGGCGATCTGTGCTGGAATCCGTCATGAAGCGACGAGTCGAGGACGGCTTCTGGCAATTCGCGACCGACGGTGGTCACTTCATGGTGCACGGGATGGCGACGATCGGTTTCGCGCCGGGTAACGAAGCGCTGGCCCATACCGTCGACGACAGTGTCGCGATCGCTGATCTCGAGGCAGCGATGGTCGGATACGCAGCGCTCGCGCTAGCCTTGACCCGCGAGGAGGCCGAGCAATGAGTACGAGCCCAGAGCAACACCGGCAGGCGGCGCCACGCAGCGTTCGTTGTGCGGTCATTACGGTCAGTGACACGCGAACGGTGGAGACGGACACGAGTGGAGCACTGATCCGCGAGCGCCTCGAGCGGGCGGGGCACGTTGTCGTGGGCTATGCCATCGTGCCGGACGAGCGAGAGGCGATCGGTCAGGTGGTCGATGAGTTCGTCGCGAGGTCGGACTGCGACGCGGTGCTCCTGAATGGCGGAACGGGCATCGCCCGTCGCGACGTCACGTACGAAGCGATCGTGGAACGACTCGAGAAGCGATTGGACGGGTTCGGCGAGCTCTTTCGCTGGCTGAGTTACCGGGAGATCGGAGCTGCCGCGATGCTATCGCGGGCGATCGCTGGAGTGTATCGTAGCAAGATCGTCATCGCGATGCCCGGCTCGACGGGTGCCGTGCGGCTTGCGATGGACGAGCTGATCGTGCCCGAACTCGCGCATCTCGTCTTGGAAGCGCGAAAGTGAGGGATCGGTGGAATGAGCGAGACGGCGCAGGTGCGGCGTCCACCACAAGTACTCAGGGGAATGCGCGATTTCTCCCCGCGGCAGATGCTCTTGCGCCAGCGTGTCATCGACTTGCTTCGGCAAGTCTTCGAACGGTACGGTTTCGATCCGATCGATACACCGCTCCTGGAGTACTACGAAGTTCTCGCCGGAAAGTACGGCGAGGAGGGGGAGAAGCTCCTCTACCGGTTCGTCGATCACGGTGGTCGGGAAGTCGGTTTGCGGTACGACTTGACCGTTCCGCTGGCGCGCTATGTGGCGGTGCACCGGAACGAGTTGACGCTGCCGTTCAAGCGGTATCACATCGGACCAGTGTTCCGGGCGGAGCGACCGCAGCGAGGCCGGTACCGGCAGTTCTGGCAGTGCGATGTCGATATCGTCGGAACGCGGTCGATGCTAGCTGATGCCGAAGTCCTCGCCGTGTGGATCGACGCGCTTTCGACTCTGCGGATCCCCAACGCGGTCGTCCACGTCAATCACCGTCAGTTGCTCGAAGCACTGGCTCGAACAGCCGGAGTCGATCCGGCGTTGGCACTGCCGGTGTACCGAGCGATCGATAAATTGGCGAAGATTGGGCGCGAAGGGGTACGTGAGGAGCTCATCCGTGCAGGGGTGGATGCAGGAGCTGCTGATCGAGTGTTGGAACTGATCCAGTTGCAAGGCGAGCCGTTCGAGGTCATCAGGGCTGTGCGTGCTCGATTGCAGGAGGATGCGCAAGCGCAACGAGCATTGGACGAGCTGGCTGAACTCTTCACGTATCTCTCTCACTACGGCGCACCGAGCGGTCGCTACGTTCTCGACCTCTCCCTGGCCCGCGGGCTCGATTACTACACTGGGCCGGTGGCGGAAGTCATCGTGAGCGAACCGGCGATCGGATCGCTCGGGGGCGCTGGTCGGTACGACCACCTCATCGGGCTCTTTCTCGATGAAGACATCCCGGCGACGGGT from the Thermomicrobium sp. 4228-Ro genome contains:
- the hisS gene encoding histidine--tRNA ligase, with translation MSETAQVRRPPQVLRGMRDFSPRQMLLRQRVIDLLRQVFERYGFDPIDTPLLEYYEVLAGKYGEEGEKLLYRFVDHGGREVGLRYDLTVPLARYVAVHRNELTLPFKRYHIGPVFRAERPQRGRYRQFWQCDVDIVGTRSMLADAEVLAVWIDALSTLRIPNAVVHVNHRQLLEALARTAGVDPALALPVYRAIDKLAKIGREGVREELIRAGVDAGAADRVLELIQLQGEPFEVIRAVRARLQEDAQAQRALDELAELFTYLSHYGAPSGRYVLDLSLARGLDYYTGPVAEVIVSEPAIGSLGGAGRYDHLIGLFLDEDIPATGASLGLERLVEVVDEYGLLPTPATVTQVLVVMVDERHQPAVLQLARSLRSAGLATEVYVGERRDLRRQLQYANRKGIPLAAIVGPDEIEAGAVTVRDLASGEQERVPTAKVAEVLCARLALRSGALEQEGS